CAGTTTCACCGCCGCTGCGTATGTTGGCAGTTTCCGCACCTTCCTATTTTGAGCGCCGGGGCCGCCCGCAAACACCCCATGACCTTGTTAACCACGAATGCCTTAATTATCGCTTCACATCGAATGGCGGCATGTATGCATGGGAATTTGAAGATACAGGTACACCGCTGAATGTGCGGGTAAACGGCCAACTGGCCTTTAACAGCATATTTCCAATCATGGATGCAGCACTTGACGGCACAGGAATTGGTTGCGTGCTCGACATTCACGCAGAAAGCCACATCAAAGACGGCACACTGGAAGCCGTACTTCTTGATTATTCACCGTATTTTGAAGGCTACCAACTGTATTACACCAGCCGCCGACAACCAACACCGGCTTTCTCGGCACTGGTGAAAGCATTACGGTACAAAGGCTGAAGCTGCCCGAAGGTGGTTTATCCAGGCAATATCCACGATACCCCCAAACCCGAAATGCGCCAATCATCCCACGCATTTCAGGTTCGGGTCAAAGTTCAGGCGTAAGGCCGGATCAGAATTATCGCGCTATCGGTGCCGTTGCCTTTTTCAGCCAGTCGCGATGTGCATCATCAAGGTCGTTTTCATACATGGCATAAACTTGTGCATGATAATCGTTCAGCCATTCCAGTTCGCCATCATCAAGCAGGCTGGCATCAATCAGGCGGCGTTCGATGGGCGAAAAGGTCAGGGTTTCAAAACCCAGCACCTGCAATTCTGCCCCGGCGGGGGCGTCAAGCTCGGTCACGGCAATCAGGTTTTCAATGCGAATGCCGTATTCGCCTTCCTTGTAATATCCAGGCTCGTTTGACAGGACCATGCCCGGTTTCAGGGCAATTTTATTTGGCCCCTTGGAAATGCGCTGCGGCCCTTCGTGAACGCCCAGATAGCTGCCCACACCGTGGCCAGTACCATGGTCAAAATCCAGCCCCACATCCCAAAGCGGCTTGCGCGCAAGGGTATCCAACTGCTGGCCTGTAGTGCCTGCCGGGAATTTGGCCGTCGCAAGGGCGATATGCCCTTTGAGCACGCGGGTAAAGCGATCGCGCATTTCGTCGCGGGGTGTTCCGATAATGGTGGTGCGGGTAATGTCGGTGGTGCCATCAATATATTGCCCGCCCGAATCAATCAGGAAAATCTCGCCCGGTTTCAGGGTGCGGTTGGTTTCGGGCGTGCAGCGATAATGGCAAATCGCGCCATTCGGCCCGCTGCCGGGAATGGTGGTAAAGCTGCTGTCGCGAAACAGCGGGTCTTCTTCGCGCAGGGACAAAAGCTTGTCCGCTGCCGTCATTTCATCAAGCGTGCCACCGGCTGCGGCCTTTTCCAGCCAGGCGAAATACCGAATGATCTTTTCGCCGTCACGCTTATGCGCCTTGCGCGATCCTTCCAGTTCCACATCGTTTTTAATCGCCTTGGGAATGGCAATCGGGTCGCGCCCGACCCGCACGGTTGCCCCGGCATTGCCAAGCTGCACACGCAACCAGTCCGATGCGGTTGCTTCATCCAGCCGGACCGAACCATTGCCCAGACCACGCAGGGCATCGGCCAGTTCACCGGGATGGCGCAATGTTGCATCACCTGCGATCCAGTCGCGGGTTTCCGCCGAAAATTTCCGTTCATCGGCAAACAGATCCACCGCCCCATTGCGGTCAATAATCGCATAGCCCAGCATCAGCGGCGTTTGCGGCACATCGCCACCACGAATATTAAGCAGCCAGGCAATACTGTCAGGTGCCGAAATAACCGCTGCTTCGCATTCCAGGGTTTCCAGCGCCTTGGCAATGGCCGCACGTTTGTCGGCACTTGATTGCCCGGCATGTTCCAGCAGATGCGGGCGTGCAGGTGCCAGGGGCTGGGCAGGCTGCTGGTGCCACAGGGCATCAATCGGGTTCGGGTCAATCGCAACCAGTTCGGCCCCGGCGCTGGCACAAGCTTCGCGCAGCTGATCAGCATGGGCAACGGTATGTAACCACGGGTCATAGGCCAGCTTCTGCCCGGCTTCGATATGGTCGTAAATCCAGCCAACGGCCGGTTCATTTACCAGATGGCGATATTCATAAAGCTTGCTATCCACCTGCTGGCGTACCTGGATGGTATAACGGCCATCAACAAAAATTGCCGCACTATCGGCCATAACAACAGCTGCGCCAGCCGACCCGGTAAAGCCGGTCAGCCAGGCCAGGCGTTCGGCGCGCGCCGGAACATATTCGCCCTGATGTTCGTCTGCGCGCGGCACAATAAAACCATCCACGCCCTTGGCAGCCAGATACTGGCGCAACTGGGCAATGCGTTGGGCGGCATCAAAACCATCGGCGGCATTGCAAAATGCGTCTTCACGGGCATCGCGCAGCGCCAGAAGGGCTTCTTTGGTTTCAGGCGACAGGCTGGTTCCAATCAGATCAAACCAGTCAGCCCGGCTATCGCCATTGGCCGCAGCCAAAACCCCGTCTACCAGATCAACAACCGATGTAAGGTCTTTTTCGACGCCATCATTTTTTAACAAAGCAGCCAGATGCGCATCGCCCGAATAGGTCATGGGAAATCCTTTTTGATGGTCCGGTTTGGTGGCCCGGGAAGGGAACAGAGTGGTAAATCTGCGCGAGATTACGGGTTTTTGCCTATTATATACAAGCCTGCATTTTCGCCATTTCGGGCAGGCATTCCCCCCTCACATGCGGATCAGGTATGAAAGACCTGCACACTTCGCAATGCAAAAGTTAACGAAATTTTACTATGACATCTTCATGACAAAAAGATGACCCGCCGGGCCGTCAATTTGCAGGAGACAATAAACGGTGGTCCGTTTTCCATTTACTGCGCAATGTGTTGCCCAGTCACGTCGTCGCCAGACAGCCTATGATGGCCTGGAGCGCCTTTCCCACCAGGAACGTGTGGCGCTCGGTTTTGATACAGGTGGTGCCCAGTCGGGAGACGTAACGCGTCAGGGTGATGCTGGCTTTACTGCCAGCGACATGATCGCAGATCGGGACTGACAGGACCTTCCCGCCCGTTAGCATATTGTCCCTTTGCAAACGGCACGCAGGATTGAGGTTCACTTTCCTTGTGGTTTTCTTTTGTTTTCCCTCAGAAACGGCTCCGCCTCTTCCCCGGCGGGGCCGTTTCGTTTTTCGGGCTGCTTTTCATTTCACCATCGCCCCGGCCCGGTGGTGCGCCACGGCCTAAAGCCAATTTCCGTTCCGCCGCCCCATCCTTGCGCAGATGAATTGCCTGTCTTGTCCCATACTGTTGAAACTGCAATAGTTTCGCCTGACACAAACAGGAAAAGCATATGAGCAAGACAGTTCTGATCACGGGTGGATCGCGTGGTATTGGCCGGGCAACGGCCCTTTTATGCGCCGAACGCGGCTGGAATATCGCCATCAGCTATGTCGGCAACAAGGCCGCCGCCGAACAAACCCGCAGCGACTGCCAGAAGGCAGGCGGCCAGTGCCTGATCAAACGGTGCGATATCGCCCATGAAGAAGACATCATCACCCTGTTTGCCGTTACCCGCGATGCCTTTGGCAGTATTGATGCGGTTGTGAACAATGCCGGCATTGTCGCCCCGGCCATGCGCCTGATGGATATGGATGTTGCCCGCATGCAGCGCATTTTTGACACCAACGTTTTAGGTGCCTATATCGTCGCGCGCGAAGCCGCCCGCAATATGGCGCGATCCCGCGACGGACAAGGCGGCGTTATCGTCAATGTGTCATCGATGGCGGCAAAACTGGGCAGCCCCAATGAATATGTCGATTATGCCGGGTCCAAGGGTGCCATGGACAGCATGACAATTGGCCTTTCCAAAGAGCTGGGACCGGAAGGCATTCGCGTCAATGCCGTGCGCCCCGGCATTATTGAAACGGATATCCACGCGACCAGCGGCCGCCCCAACCGCGCGGCCGAACTGGGGCCAAACTGCCCATTGGGCCGCACCGGCACAGCCGAAGAAGTCGCCGAAAGCATCATCTGGCTGATGGAGGATTCATCATCCTTTGTGACCGGCGCACTGATTGATGTTTCAGGCGGGCGTTAAACCGGCCCCCCAATAAAAAACCCTGCCATTCACCAACGCAAATGGCAGGGTCACAATCCCGAATATCAGCAGGCTGGCGCTTGTCGCCTTAGCCAACGACCAGTGTGGTCCAGTTTTCAACCTTGAAACGGTTCAGAAGCGTCAGGCCAACTTCACGATAGGCCGACAGCACAAACTGTTCCTGATGGGCAAGCAGGCCCGAAAGCACAACAACG
The window above is part of the Thalassospira marina genome. Proteins encoded here:
- a CDS encoding SDR family oxidoreductase, producing MSKTVLITGGSRGIGRATALLCAERGWNIAISYVGNKAAAEQTRSDCQKAGGQCLIKRCDIAHEEDIITLFAVTRDAFGSIDAVVNNAGIVAPAMRLMDMDVARMQRIFDTNVLGAYIVAREAARNMARSRDGQGGVIVNVSSMAAKLGSPNEYVDYAGSKGAMDSMTIGLSKELGPEGIRVNAVRPGIIETDIHATSGRPNRAAELGPNCPLGRTGTAEEVAESIIWLMEDSSSFVTGALIDVSGGR
- a CDS encoding aminopeptidase P family protein, which produces MTYSGDAHLAALLKNDGVEKDLTSVVDLVDGVLAAANGDSRADWFDLIGTSLSPETKEALLALRDAREDAFCNAADGFDAAQRIAQLRQYLAAKGVDGFIVPRADEHQGEYVPARAERLAWLTGFTGSAGAAVVMADSAAIFVDGRYTIQVRQQVDSKLYEYRHLVNEPAVGWIYDHIEAGQKLAYDPWLHTVAHADQLREACASAGAELVAIDPNPIDALWHQQPAQPLAPARPHLLEHAGQSSADKRAAIAKALETLECEAAVISAPDSIAWLLNIRGGDVPQTPLMLGYAIIDRNGAVDLFADERKFSAETRDWIAGDATLRHPGELADALRGLGNGSVRLDEATASDWLRVQLGNAGATVRVGRDPIAIPKAIKNDVELEGSRKAHKRDGEKIIRYFAWLEKAAAGGTLDEMTAADKLLSLREEDPLFRDSSFTTIPGSGPNGAICHYRCTPETNRTLKPGEIFLIDSGGQYIDGTTDITRTTIIGTPRDEMRDRFTRVLKGHIALATAKFPAGTTGQQLDTLARKPLWDVGLDFDHGTGHGVGSYLGVHEGPQRISKGPNKIALKPGMVLSNEPGYYKEGEYGIRIENLIAVTELDAPAGAELQVLGFETLTFSPIERRLIDASLLDDGELEWLNDYHAQVYAMYENDLDDAHRDWLKKATAPIAR